The following coding sequences lie in one Rutidosis leptorrhynchoides isolate AG116_Rl617_1_P2 chromosome 6, CSIRO_AGI_Rlap_v1, whole genome shotgun sequence genomic window:
- the LOC139852742 gene encoding cyclase-associated protein 1-like has protein sequence MEEILIKRLEAAVTRLESIPHPQGGSQPQAVSFDPASASSEPSIVAFNNLIREYVGNVSDVGNKVGGQVKDVTNILSQAFAAQKDLLVKMKQITEKPAAGGLTEFLRPLNEKLTEANKMSEGPRSDFFNHIKAASESLTALAWIAYTGKDCGMSMPIKHVEDCWQSAEFYSNKVLVEYKNKDAAHVEWVKALKELYVPGLRDYVKSHYPLGPAWSSTGGSTDTVSAAAAKSSVPGGPSAPNPPPPASLASSSSSSASSSSSKPQQGMSAVFQEISSKPVTAGLKKVTDDMKTKNRTDRAGFVSSGEKEVRKSAPSAAKVGPPKLELVMGRKWVVENQIGVKDLSIDDCDPKQTVYIFGCKDSVLQIKGKVNNITVDKCTKMGVVFTDVVAAFEIVNCSGVEVQCQGAAPTISIDNTAGCQLFLSKDSLGSSITTAKASEVNVMVPAQDPNADLAEHALPQQYIHTYQDGHFVTTPVSHSGG, from the exons CGATCCCTCACCCTCAAGGCGGTTCTCAACCGCAAGCTGTGTCGTTTGACCCTGCATCAGCATCATCAGAACCGTCGATCGTTGCATTTAATAATCTGATCAGAGAATACGTCGGTAATGTGTCTGATGTCGGTAACAAGGTTGGTGGACAGGTTAAGGATGTTACAAATATTCTTAGTCAGGCTTTTGCTGCTCAGAAGGATCTTCTTGTTAAGATGAAACAAATTACCGAG AAACCTGCTGCGGGAGGACTGACCGAATTTCTGAGGCCGTTAAATGAAAAGTTAACAGAAGCGAATAAGATGTCAGAAGGACCGCGTTCTGATTTCTTTAACCATATAAAAGCTGCTTCCGAGAGTCTAACTGCTTTAGCATGGATTGCATATACAGGCAAAGATTGCG GAATGAGCATGCCGATTAAACATGTAGAAGACTGTTGGCAGTCAGCCGAATTCTACAGTAACAAG gtTCTAGTTGAATACAAAAATAAAGATGCAGCTCATGTGGAATGGGTTAAAGCTCTGAAGGAACTTTATGTACCGGGTTTGAGAGATTATGTGAAAAGTCACTATCCTTTGGGGCCCGCTTGGAGTTCAACAGGGGGGTCTACTGATACTGTATCAGCAGCTGCAGCCAAATCTTCGGTTCCAGGTGGTCCGAGCGCTCCGAATCCTCCACCACCAGCGTCACTTGCCAGCTCAAGTTCTTCATcggcatcatcatcttcatctaagcCACAACAAGGAATGTCTGCAGTTTTTCAAGAAATTAGCTCAAAGCCTGTTACTGCTG GATTAAAAAAAGTTACAGATGATATGAAGACTAAAAACCGCACAGATAGAGCAGGGTTTGTGAGTTCTGGTGAAAAAGAAGTCCGCAAGAGCGCACCGTCAGCTGCTAAAGTTGGACCCCCAAAGCTCGAGCTTGTGATGGGCCGCAA ATGGGTTGTTGAGAATCAAATTGGCGTGAAGGATTTATCAATTGATGACTGTGATCCAAAGCAGACAGTTTATATCTTTGGATGCAAAGATTCAGTTCTACAGATCAAAG GAAAAGTTAACAACATAACTGTTGACAAATGCACGAAAATGGGTGTTGTATTTACG GACGTTGTTGCTGCTTTTGAGATTGTGAATTGTAGCGGCGTTGAGGTGCAATGCCAG GGTGCAGCACCAACAATTTCGATAGACAACACGGCAGGTTGTCAGTTATTTTTGAGCAAAGATTCTCTTGGTTCTTCTATAACAACTGCTAAAGCAAGTGAAGTTAATGTCATGGTTCCTGCTCAAGATCCTAATGCTGATctg GCAGAACATGCTTTGCCACAGCAGTACATTCACACGTACCAGGATGGCCACTTTGTTACGACACCCGTCTCCCACTCTGGAGGGTAA